In Vespa velutina chromosome 1, iVesVel2.1, whole genome shotgun sequence, the following proteins share a genomic window:
- the LOC124946956 gene encoding uncharacterized protein LOC124946956 isoform X1, which yields MDYSKKVTIKDEPEQEQEQEQEQEQEQEQEQEQEQEQEQEQEQEQTETQVDTAASPSSSVDLPESAHPCPACPTILLTTHDLTNHLREHNSPRSTEYGGEEDYCCAICQKVLSSASSLDRHVLVHSRERPFKCKYCDIAFTTNGNMNRHVKSAHRGERSPPQSYTESESTSNDSENSSRRQHIEEHNNNEISKQTSPNFMIRERLAKNLTAKRKSPSFTREDESPRKHKILLNNSRTEIKRTPVQAQNSYNCPVCNRQDFATSGLLETHLEQNHPEFTARCEPCNLSFKNHRVLNLHRYMIHFSDYPVGIPTRNLRNSVVGFDDLTFVDFTSAKFPTIARVMCEQAMHRPASGEGTNFQCAKCSRAFPCFKSMKEHQNECGKCRSSLQCRPIDVGESQRDDFFAGLELHNKAALTEAKDGKDLADIESILSVTSGPILQNFPRSDASTPENNMKFNSSVGSSGSSGTMSSEYHEEEAQDLFAAEFRKMKLKGEFPCRLCTAIFPNLRALKGHNRAHMGVAPGVPYPCNMCPYTSTDKATLVRHLRSHNGDRPYECSLCNYAFTTKANCERHVRNRHGKLTREDIKSVLIYHPNEDSTNENIGRSSPRVTKDEPRKSLIYPNDREDSHQQQQQQQQQRYLSMPMDSKSDIRVIDEAKLSSPGLASSLRNIIVNHCETSDTYSRSSIPSAGLIPRNIDEATTSQDQSGRAEDDLESRSSNESVSLVNDTETDMHQRIQASPINLKKTSNVPNAVNSNQDGPLDLSMDVLDLSKKAKEKNGAGSSRSNEHYTGNDRREFYDSTSQLFLTQALLQASQGTSPGTSPGTSQGTSQATSLQNFYANAQLIYRNLGSLSAGVNAGILSPYMFNPHLFGQDLNIRDRIQKEFARGLQLTSGGTLVDSSHGNTGFAGFPQSNDGSSQSVNEQNDYTKLLASKMTNKNLSPREKPDNSPSSNSVKMVIKNGVLMPKQKQRRYRTERPFSCGHCSAKFTLRSNMERHIKQQHPEFWSQRPRGGHSTRGRPPANHPTLIKNSGQSNSQASQSYSNILPKTESSSAIESGRHSISDQVKYAILAQQLKANKMDDNDTDEELIIDEDPTDKEMQESQEQGERSTSLLRGQLEGNESNRDVGVKEEILERDSSDVFHNEQTEENNDTNENGRTSRNEDTFEVKTEDTSGDNNSRHTFKMDICTDTVQNKQEDNNADLASVSELLDNASQQYQHFQPQYLSDEEGLVASTSDFNNSGSEDKSDSVNSGNSNNASAKKKKKKKKKKKSAYSMAPNRVICPYCERPFPWTSSLRRHILTHTGQKPYQCIYCSLLFTTKSNCDRHLLRKHKTNPNKIRRVRNSSSPDSQAINTNNTFSMRNVPERPYKCNQCPSSTFSTLGNLKKHRSTKHSRKTKSRSVSPSSEPQNSPLQSTKQNDPSDYESQSSSISENTEQQQAVSPVETQKPNSNISPTNNELSRSRRTSPRSSPGPNDVPFKCHLCDCGFADRHDCLEHIKTNHKKSYEMLVAKGAMDMDIDGLEDQPVPPPPPPPPQQHLSDGEERKGRFPDYSNRKVVCAFCIRRFWSAEDLRRHMRTHTGERPFSCDICFRRFTLKHSMLRHRKKHESVDSTMYVGTSGDEENSPTQPPTITPRTQQQPPVLMATNINNSRIQDRIMSSVATGDAAPGGFMRFNTFEKLTTFTGKLTTNTQHNVNSELSENTDNDLISNLLGIRDKSFIDKVLQASPDDAAKLLGVQRSHE from the exons ATGGATTATTCGAAAAAAG TGACCATAAAGGACGAACCGGAACAGGAACAGGAACaggaacaagaacaagaacaagaacaggAACAGGAACAAGAGCAAGAGCAGGAACAAGAGCAAGAACAGGAGCAAGAACAGACTGAGACACAGGTGGATACAGCAGCATCTCCGTCGTCAAGT GTTGATTTACCCGAAAGCGCGCATCCTTGTCCAGCTTGTCCGACCATACTTTTGACAACTCACGATTTAACAAATCACCTACGGGAACATAATTCACCAAGGAGCACAGAATACGGCGGCGAGGAAGACTACTGCTGTGCTATATGTCAAAAAGTATTGAGTTCGGCAAGTTCCTTGGACCGCCATGTTCTCGTACATTCGCGCGAACGACCTTTCAAGTGTAAATATTGTGACATAGCTTTCACAACTAATGGTAATATGAATAGACATGTTAAAAGTGCCCACCGCGGTGAAAGATCACCACCACAGAGTTATACCGAATCGGAAAGTACTAGTAACGACTCGGAAAACTCATCTAGAAGACAGCACATAGAAGAGCATAACAACAACGAGATATCGAAACAAACTTCGCCAAATTTtatgataagagaaagattGGCGAAGAATTTAACGGCGAAAAGAAAGTCACCATCTTTTACCAGAGAAGATGAAAGCCCACGTAAACACaagatattgttaaataattccaGAACTGAGATCAAACGTACGCCTGTACAGGCACAAAATTCATACAACTGTCCAGTTTGTAATCGGCAAGATTTTGCTACGAGCGGTCTCTTGGAAACGCATTTGGAACAAAATCATCCAGAATTCACGGCCAGGTGCGAACCCtgtaatttatcttttaaaaatcatcgGGTATTGAATCTACACCGTTATATGATTCATTTTTCTGACTATCCCGTTGGTATCCCTACGAGAAATTTACGTAATTCCGTAGTAGGATTCGACGATTTAACTTTTGTTGACTTTACCTCGGCTAAATTCCCAACTATTGCTAGGGTGATGTGCGAGCAAGCGATGCATCGGCCAGCATCCGGAGAAGGTACCAACTTTCAATGCGCCAAGTGTTCTAGGGCATTTCCTTGTTTCAAGTCTATGAAAGAACACCAAAATGAATGTGGTAAGTGTAGGTCAAGTTTGCAATGTAGACCGATAGATGTCGGGGAATCACAGAGGGATGATTTTTTTGCGGGCCTCGAATTACACAATAAAGCTGCTTTGACAGAGGCTAAAGACGGAAAGGATTTAGCGGATATAGAAAGCATTTTGTCCGTTACGTCGGGCCCAATTTTACAAAACTTTCCCCGCTCGGATGCTAGTACACCCgagaataatatgaaatttaattcgaGCGTTGGTTCTTCTGGTTCATCAGGAACAATGTCATCGGAATATCACGAAGAGGAAGCTCAGGATTTATTCGCTGCCGAATTCAGGAAGATGAAGTTGAAAGGGGAATTCCCATGCCGATTGTGTACAGCCATATTTCCCAATTTGAGAGCTTTGAAAGGACATAATCGCGCTCATATGGGCGTTGCGCCTGGAGTACCCTATCCATGCAACATGTGTCCTTATACGAGTACGGACAAGGCTACCCTCGTAAGGCATCTTAGATCTCACAATGGTGATCGGCCGTATGAGTGTTCGCTTTGCAATTATGCTTTTACCACAAAAGCAAACTGCGAGAGGCACGTTAGAAATCGTCATGGTAAATTAACCAGGGAAGACATTAAAAGTGTCCTGATATATCACCCGAATGAGGATTCGACGAATGAGAATATCGGTAGAAGTTCGCCAAGAGTGACAAAGGACGAACCAAGAAAAAGTTTGATATATCCGAATGACCGTGAAGATTCCcatcagcaacaacaacagcagcagcagcaacgtTATCTATCGATGCCGATGGACTCGAAAAGTGATATTAGAGTGATAGACGAGGCAAAACTATCTAGCCCAGGATTGGCCTCGTCTCTTCggaatattatcgttaatcattGCGAAACAAGCGATACTTATTCGAGATCGAGCATACCATCGGCTGGGCTTATTCCAAGGAATATAGATGAGGCCACTACATCTCAAGATCAGAGTGGAAGGGCTGAGGATGATCTTGAATCAAGGTCATCTAACGAAAGCGTGTCTCTAGTCAATGATACCGAAACAGATATGCACCAAAGAATTCAAGCTAGTCCGATTAACTTGAAGAAAACGTCTAACGTACCTAACGCCGTAAATTCGAACCAGGACGGACCGTTGGACCTTAGCATGGACGTTCTAGATTTGAGTAAAAAAGCCAAGGAGAAAAACGGTGCTGGCTCTTCTAGATCGAACGAGCATTATACTGGCAATGATCGAAGAGAATTTTACGATTCAACGAGCCAATTGTTCCTAACACAGGCTCTTTTACAAGCAAGCCAGGGAACATCGCCGGGAACTTCACCTGGTACTTCACAAGGAACTTCACAGGCAACTTCCTTACAGAATTTCTATGCCAATGCCCAATTGATATATCGCAATTTGGGATCACTTTCGGCAGGAGTAAATGCTGGAATTTTATCTCCTTATATGTTCAATCCGCACCTATTTGGACAAGACCTTAACATCAGGGACAGAATTCAAAAGGAATTCGCCCGTGGCTTACAATTGACCAGTGGTGGTACATTGGTCGATTCGTCTCATGGAAATACAGGTTTTGCCGGTTTTCCTCAATCCAACGATGGCTCGTCTCAATCTGTTAACGAGCAAAATGATTATACCAAATTGTTGGCCTCCAAAATgaccaataaaaatttatcgccACGCGAGAAGCCGGATAATTCACCTTCGTCGAATTCGGTTAAAATGGTCATAAAGAATGGAGTTCTAATGCCGAAACAAAAGCAACGAAGATATCGTACAGAAAGGCCGTTCTCTTGCGGACATTGCTCGGCTAAATTCACCTTACGTAGCAACATGGAGCGACATATAAAACAGCAACATCCTGAATTTTGGAGTCAACGACCTCGAGGTGGTCATTCGACGAGAGGTAGACCACCTGCGAACCATCCTaccttaattaaaaattctggACAGTCAAATTCACAAGCATCGCAATCCTATTCCAATATACTACCCAAAACCGAATCATCGTCGGCGATAGAATCTGGCAGACATTCGATTTCCGATCAAGTTAAATATGCAATTTTGGCGCAACAATTGAAGGCAAACAAAATGGACGACAACGATACCGACGAAGAATTGATCATAGACGAGGATCCTACGGATAAAGAGATGCAAGAATCTCAAGAACAAGGAGAACGTTCTACGAGTTTGTTGAGAGGACAATTGGAAGGTAACGAGTCTAACAGAGACGTCGGAGTTAAGGAGGAAATTTTAGAAAGAGACTCATCCGACGTATTTCATAATGAACAGAccgaagaaaataacgataccaATGAAAATGGCCGAACATCTAGAAACGAAGATACCTTTGAAGTTAAAACAGAGGATACATCCGGAGATAATAATTCAAGGCACACCTTCAAAATGGACATCTGCACGGATACCGTACAAAATAAACaggaagataataacgctGATCTCGCTAGCGTTTCTGAATTATTGGACAATGCCTCTCAACAATATCAACACTTTCAACCACAATATCTGAGCGATGAGGAAGGTTTGGTCGCATCTACGAGCGATTTTAACAATTCTGGAAGCGAGGACAAATCGGACTCGGTGAACTCCGGTAATTCGAATAATGCCTcggcgaagaagaaaaaaaagaaaaaaaagaagaagaaatctgCTTACTCAATGGCACCTAACAGAGTTATATGTCCATATTGCGAACGGCCATTCCCATGGACTTCATCCCTTAGACGACATATTCTTACGCACACGGGCCAAAAGCCCtatcaatgtatatattgttCACTTTTGTTCACCACCAAATCAAATTGCGATCGGCACCTTTTGAGAAAGCACAAAACAAATCCTAACAAAATACGCCGCGTTAGAAATTCATCTTCGCCGGACAGTCAGGCAATAAATACGAACAATACGTTCTCAATGAGAAATGTACCAGAGAGACCATATAAATGTAATCAATGTCCGAGTTCGACCTTTTCGACGTTAGGGAATTTAAAGAAACATCGTTCGACAAAGCACTCGCGCAAAACTAAATCAAGATCTGTATCGCCGTCGAGCGAACCACAAAATAGTCCTTTACAatcaacaaaacaaaacgatcCTAGCGATTACGAGAGTCAATCGTCCAGTATATCAGAAAATACGGAACAACAGCAGGCGGTATCACCGGTAGAAACGCAAAAACCAAATTCCAATATATCACCGACTAACAATGAATTATCAAGATCACGAAGAACATCACCTAGATCCTCGCCCGGTCCTAACGACGTACCATTCAAATGTCATCTATGTGATTGCGGATTCGCCGATCGTCACGATTGCTTGGAACATATAAAAACGAATCATAAGAAATCATACGAAATGTTAGTTGCTAAAGGTGCAATGGACATGGATATCGACGGTTTGGAAGATCAGCCggtaccaccaccaccgccgccgccaccgcagCAACATCTTAGCGatggggaagaaagaaaaggccGATTCCCAGATTACAGTAATAGAAAA GTGGTCTGTGCCTTTTGCATAAGAAGATTTTGGTCGGCCGAGGATCTCCGTCGTCACATGAGAACACACACTGGTGAAAGACCATTCTCTTGTGATATTTGCTTTCGACGATTCACATTGAAACACAGCATGCTACGTCACCGTAAGAAACACGAATCGGTCGACTCTACAATGTACGTTGGTACAAGTGGCGACGAAGAAAATTCACCTACCCAACCACCAACGATAACACCGCGTACCCAACAACAACCACCGGTATTAATGGCAACAAATATCAACAATTCTAGGATACAAGATAGAATCATGTCGTCGGTAGCAACTGGCGATGCTGCTCCCGGTGGTTTCATGAGATTTAATACCTTCGAAAAATTAACTACGTTTACCGGCAAATTGACCACCAATACACAACATAATGTCAATTCTGAATTATCCGAAAATACCGACAACGATTTGATCTCTAATCTTTTGGGCATACGCGATAAAAGTTTCATCGATAAGGTTCTACAAGCATCACCGGACGATGCCGCTAAATTATTAGGCGTACAACGTAGCCACGAATGA
- the LOC124946956 gene encoding uncharacterized protein LOC124946956 isoform X3 — MDYSKKVTIKDEPEQEQEQEQEQEQEQEQEQEQEQEQEQEQEQEQTETQVDTAASPSSSVDLPESAHPCPACPTILLTTHDLTNHLREHNSPRSTEYGGEEDYCCAICQKVLSSASSLDRHVLVHSRERPFKCKYCDIAFTTNGNMNRHVKSAHRGERSPPQSYTESESTSNDSENSSRRQHIEEHNNNEISKQTSPNFMIRERLAKNLTAKRKSPSFTREDESPRKHKILLNNSRTEIKRTPVQAQNSYNCPVCNRQDFATSGLLETHLEQNHPEFTARCEPCNLSFKNHRVLNLHRYMIHFSDYPVGIPTRNLRNSVVGFDDLTFVDFTSAKFPTIARVMCEQAMHRPASGEGTNFQCAKCSRAFPCFKSMKEHQNECGTMSSEYHEEEAQDLFAAEFRKMKLKGEFPCRLCTAIFPNLRALKGHNRAHMGVAPGVPYPCNMCPYTSTDKATLVRHLRSHNGDRPYECSLCNYAFTTKANCERHVRNRHGKLTREDIKSVLIYHPNEDSTNENIGRSSPRVTKDEPRKSLIYPNDREDSHQQQQQQQQQRYLSMPMDSKSDIRVIDEAKLSSPGLASSLRNIIVNHCETSDTYSRSSIPSAGLIPRNIDEATTSQDQSGRAEDDLESRSSNESVSLVNDTETDMHQRIQASPINLKKTSNVPNAVNSNQDGPLDLSMDVLDLSKKAKEKNGAGSSRSNEHYTGNDRREFYDSTSQLFLTQALLQASQGTSPGTSPGTSQGTSQATSLQNFYANAQLIYRNLGSLSAGVNAGILSPYMFNPHLFGQDLNIRDRIQKEFARGLQLTSGGTLVDSSHGNTGFAGFPQSNDGSSQSVNEQNDYTKLLASKMTNKNLSPREKPDNSPSSNSVKMVIKNGVLMPKQKQRRYRTERPFSCGHCSAKFTLRSNMERHIKQQHPEFWSQRPRGGHSTRGRPPANHPTLIKNSGQSNSQASQSYSNILPKTESSSAIESGRHSISDQVKYAILAQQLKANKMDDNDTDEELIIDEDPTDKEMQESQEQGERSTSLLRGQLEGNESNRDVGVKEEILERDSSDVFHNEQTEENNDTNENGRTSRNEDTFEVKTEDTSGDNNSRHTFKMDICTDTVQNKQEDNNADLASVSELLDNASQQYQHFQPQYLSDEEGLVASTSDFNNSGSEDKSDSVNSGNSNNASAKKKKKKKKKKKSAYSMAPNRVICPYCERPFPWTSSLRRHILTHTGQKPYQCIYCSLLFTTKSNCDRHLLRKHKTNPNKIRRVRNSSSPDSQAINTNNTFSMRNVPERPYKCNQCPSSTFSTLGNLKKHRSTKHSRKTKSRSVSPSSEPQNSPLQSTKQNDPSDYESQSSSISENTEQQQAVSPVETQKPNSNISPTNNELSRSRRTSPRSSPGPNDVPFKCHLCDCGFADRHDCLEHIKTNHKKSYEMLVAKGAMDMDIDGLEDQPVPPPPPPPPQQHLSDGEERKGRFPDYSNRKVVCAFCIRRFWSAEDLRRHMRTHTGERPFSCDICFRRFTLKHSMLRHRKKHESVDSTMYVGTSGDEENSPTQPPTITPRTQQQPPVLMATNINNSRIQDRIMSSVATGDAAPGGFMRFNTFEKLTTFTGKLTTNTQHNVNSELSENTDNDLISNLLGIRDKSFIDKVLQASPDDAAKLLGVQRSHE, encoded by the exons ATGGATTATTCGAAAAAAG TGACCATAAAGGACGAACCGGAACAGGAACAGGAACaggaacaagaacaagaacaagaacaggAACAGGAACAAGAGCAAGAGCAGGAACAAGAGCAAGAACAGGAGCAAGAACAGACTGAGACACAGGTGGATACAGCAGCATCTCCGTCGTCAAGT GTTGATTTACCCGAAAGCGCGCATCCTTGTCCAGCTTGTCCGACCATACTTTTGACAACTCACGATTTAACAAATCACCTACGGGAACATAATTCACCAAGGAGCACAGAATACGGCGGCGAGGAAGACTACTGCTGTGCTATATGTCAAAAAGTATTGAGTTCGGCAAGTTCCTTGGACCGCCATGTTCTCGTACATTCGCGCGAACGACCTTTCAAGTGTAAATATTGTGACATAGCTTTCACAACTAATGGTAATATGAATAGACATGTTAAAAGTGCCCACCGCGGTGAAAGATCACCACCACAGAGTTATACCGAATCGGAAAGTACTAGTAACGACTCGGAAAACTCATCTAGAAGACAGCACATAGAAGAGCATAACAACAACGAGATATCGAAACAAACTTCGCCAAATTTtatgataagagaaagattGGCGAAGAATTTAACGGCGAAAAGAAAGTCACCATCTTTTACCAGAGAAGATGAAAGCCCACGTAAACACaagatattgttaaataattccaGAACTGAGATCAAACGTACGCCTGTACAGGCACAAAATTCATACAACTGTCCAGTTTGTAATCGGCAAGATTTTGCTACGAGCGGTCTCTTGGAAACGCATTTGGAACAAAATCATCCAGAATTCACGGCCAGGTGCGAACCCtgtaatttatcttttaaaaatcatcgGGTATTGAATCTACACCGTTATATGATTCATTTTTCTGACTATCCCGTTGGTATCCCTACGAGAAATTTACGTAATTCCGTAGTAGGATTCGACGATTTAACTTTTGTTGACTTTACCTCGGCTAAATTCCCAACTATTGCTAGGGTGATGTGCGAGCAAGCGATGCATCGGCCAGCATCCGGAGAAGGTACCAACTTTCAATGCGCCAAGTGTTCTAGGGCATTTCCTTGTTTCAAGTCTATGAAAGAACACCAAAATGAATGTG GAACAATGTCATCGGAATATCACGAAGAGGAAGCTCAGGATTTATTCGCTGCCGAATTCAGGAAGATGAAGTTGAAAGGGGAATTCCCATGCCGATTGTGTACAGCCATATTTCCCAATTTGAGAGCTTTGAAAGGACATAATCGCGCTCATATGGGCGTTGCGCCTGGAGTACCCTATCCATGCAACATGTGTCCTTATACGAGTACGGACAAGGCTACCCTCGTAAGGCATCTTAGATCTCACAATGGTGATCGGCCGTATGAGTGTTCGCTTTGCAATTATGCTTTTACCACAAAAGCAAACTGCGAGAGGCACGTTAGAAATCGTCATGGTAAATTAACCAGGGAAGACATTAAAAGTGTCCTGATATATCACCCGAATGAGGATTCGACGAATGAGAATATCGGTAGAAGTTCGCCAAGAGTGACAAAGGACGAACCAAGAAAAAGTTTGATATATCCGAATGACCGTGAAGATTCCcatcagcaacaacaacagcagcagcagcaacgtTATCTATCGATGCCGATGGACTCGAAAAGTGATATTAGAGTGATAGACGAGGCAAAACTATCTAGCCCAGGATTGGCCTCGTCTCTTCggaatattatcgttaatcattGCGAAACAAGCGATACTTATTCGAGATCGAGCATACCATCGGCTGGGCTTATTCCAAGGAATATAGATGAGGCCACTACATCTCAAGATCAGAGTGGAAGGGCTGAGGATGATCTTGAATCAAGGTCATCTAACGAAAGCGTGTCTCTAGTCAATGATACCGAAACAGATATGCACCAAAGAATTCAAGCTAGTCCGATTAACTTGAAGAAAACGTCTAACGTACCTAACGCCGTAAATTCGAACCAGGACGGACCGTTGGACCTTAGCATGGACGTTCTAGATTTGAGTAAAAAAGCCAAGGAGAAAAACGGTGCTGGCTCTTCTAGATCGAACGAGCATTATACTGGCAATGATCGAAGAGAATTTTACGATTCAACGAGCCAATTGTTCCTAACACAGGCTCTTTTACAAGCAAGCCAGGGAACATCGCCGGGAACTTCACCTGGTACTTCACAAGGAACTTCACAGGCAACTTCCTTACAGAATTTCTATGCCAATGCCCAATTGATATATCGCAATTTGGGATCACTTTCGGCAGGAGTAAATGCTGGAATTTTATCTCCTTATATGTTCAATCCGCACCTATTTGGACAAGACCTTAACATCAGGGACAGAATTCAAAAGGAATTCGCCCGTGGCTTACAATTGACCAGTGGTGGTACATTGGTCGATTCGTCTCATGGAAATACAGGTTTTGCCGGTTTTCCTCAATCCAACGATGGCTCGTCTCAATCTGTTAACGAGCAAAATGATTATACCAAATTGTTGGCCTCCAAAATgaccaataaaaatttatcgccACGCGAGAAGCCGGATAATTCACCTTCGTCGAATTCGGTTAAAATGGTCATAAAGAATGGAGTTCTAATGCCGAAACAAAAGCAACGAAGATATCGTACAGAAAGGCCGTTCTCTTGCGGACATTGCTCGGCTAAATTCACCTTACGTAGCAACATGGAGCGACATATAAAACAGCAACATCCTGAATTTTGGAGTCAACGACCTCGAGGTGGTCATTCGACGAGAGGTAGACCACCTGCGAACCATCCTaccttaattaaaaattctggACAGTCAAATTCACAAGCATCGCAATCCTATTCCAATATACTACCCAAAACCGAATCATCGTCGGCGATAGAATCTGGCAGACATTCGATTTCCGATCAAGTTAAATATGCAATTTTGGCGCAACAATTGAAGGCAAACAAAATGGACGACAACGATACCGACGAAGAATTGATCATAGACGAGGATCCTACGGATAAAGAGATGCAAGAATCTCAAGAACAAGGAGAACGTTCTACGAGTTTGTTGAGAGGACAATTGGAAGGTAACGAGTCTAACAGAGACGTCGGAGTTAAGGAGGAAATTTTAGAAAGAGACTCATCCGACGTATTTCATAATGAACAGAccgaagaaaataacgataccaATGAAAATGGCCGAACATCTAGAAACGAAGATACCTTTGAAGTTAAAACAGAGGATACATCCGGAGATAATAATTCAAGGCACACCTTCAAAATGGACATCTGCACGGATACCGTACAAAATAAACaggaagataataacgctGATCTCGCTAGCGTTTCTGAATTATTGGACAATGCCTCTCAACAATATCAACACTTTCAACCACAATATCTGAGCGATGAGGAAGGTTTGGTCGCATCTACGAGCGATTTTAACAATTCTGGAAGCGAGGACAAATCGGACTCGGTGAACTCCGGTAATTCGAATAATGCCTcggcgaagaagaaaaaaaagaaaaaaaagaagaagaaatctgCTTACTCAATGGCACCTAACAGAGTTATATGTCCATATTGCGAACGGCCATTCCCATGGACTTCATCCCTTAGACGACATATTCTTACGCACACGGGCCAAAAGCCCtatcaatgtatatattgttCACTTTTGTTCACCACCAAATCAAATTGCGATCGGCACCTTTTGAGAAAGCACAAAACAAATCCTAACAAAATACGCCGCGTTAGAAATTCATCTTCGCCGGACAGTCAGGCAATAAATACGAACAATACGTTCTCAATGAGAAATGTACCAGAGAGACCATATAAATGTAATCAATGTCCGAGTTCGACCTTTTCGACGTTAGGGAATTTAAAGAAACATCGTTCGACAAAGCACTCGCGCAAAACTAAATCAAGATCTGTATCGCCGTCGAGCGAACCACAAAATAGTCCTTTACAatcaacaaaacaaaacgatcCTAGCGATTACGAGAGTCAATCGTCCAGTATATCAGAAAATACGGAACAACAGCAGGCGGTATCACCGGTAGAAACGCAAAAACCAAATTCCAATATATCACCGACTAACAATGAATTATCAAGATCACGAAGAACATCACCTAGATCCTCGCCCGGTCCTAACGACGTACCATTCAAATGTCATCTATGTGATTGCGGATTCGCCGATCGTCACGATTGCTTGGAACATATAAAAACGAATCATAAGAAATCATACGAAATGTTAGTTGCTAAAGGTGCAATGGACATGGATATCGACGGTTTGGAAGATCAGCCggtaccaccaccaccgccgccgccaccgcagCAACATCTTAGCGatggggaagaaagaaaaggccGATTCCCAGATTACAGTAATAGAAAA GTGGTCTGTGCCTTTTGCATAAGAAGATTTTGGTCGGCCGAGGATCTCCGTCGTCACATGAGAACACACACTGGTGAAAGACCATTCTCTTGTGATATTTGCTTTCGACGATTCACATTGAAACACAGCATGCTACGTCACCGTAAGAAACACGAATCGGTCGACTCTACAATGTACGTTGGTACAAGTGGCGACGAAGAAAATTCACCTACCCAACCACCAACGATAACACCGCGTACCCAACAACAACCACCGGTATTAATGGCAACAAATATCAACAATTCTAGGATACAAGATAGAATCATGTCGTCGGTAGCAACTGGCGATGCTGCTCCCGGTGGTTTCATGAGATTTAATACCTTCGAAAAATTAACTACGTTTACCGGCAAATTGACCACCAATACACAACATAATGTCAATTCTGAATTATCCGAAAATACCGACAACGATTTGATCTCTAATCTTTTGGGCATACGCGATAAAAGTTTCATCGATAAGGTTCTACAAGCATCACCGGACGATGCCGCTAAATTATTAGGCGTACAACGTAGCCACGAATGA